The window TTTTTTGAGTAAAGAAAGTCGATGGCATTTTCGAAGAAGAGCCTGGTATGCAGGTCGTAGCTGTACCACCATGTCTTTTTCGTCCGCCGCATCCTCTCTATCTCAAAATATTTAGCCGTTACCATTTCGTGCAGACCTTCCTCGCCGTGGACTCTTCCCGATCCGCTTTCCTTCACGCCTCCAACCACGCCGTCACTCATGCCGTAATAACTTATAACGTCATTTAAGACTACCGCTCCAGCCTTCAGCTTATCGCAAATCTTCAATCCGCGCTTCCTGTCCGCGGTCCACACGCTCGCCGAAAGTCCGAACCTTGATGAATTCGCCAAACGGACAGCTTCATCGTCCGATTTGAATTTTATGACCGGCAGAACCGGACCGAATGTCTCATCAACGAGGAGTGGAGAATCCGGCGGGACGTCAGTCAGGATCGCCGGTGTTATATAATGGATACCCTTTTCAGTTGTGTATTGCCCGCCTTCAACTAGTTTCGCGCCGCGTCTCACAGCGTCGTCGATGTGGGACTTTATAAGATTGAATTGCGCCTCGTGAATAATCGCACCGATGTCATACATGTCAGATTCGTCGCGCCTGACCCGCAGCCGGTGTACCTTCTCTCTCAACGATTGGAGGAAGCTGTCGAATATTTTCTCATGGACATAGCATCTTTCGACCGAGACACAAGTCTGGCCGGCATTCGTGAACGCTCCCCAGATCGCTCCGCTGGCAGTTGCGTCCAGATCGGCGTCATCGAGCACAATCATCGCGTCTTTGCTCCCGAGTTCCAGAGAAACGGGCGTGAGACTCTCGGCCGCCATCGACGATATCTTTCTGCCGGTCTGAGTGCTGCCGGTAAAAAAAATCTTATCAACCCCCGATTTCACAAGTGCGGAACCGACTTCTGCTCCTCCATGAATAATATTGAGCACGTCTTCCGGAACCCCTGACTGCCACAGAAGTTCTGCGACCATATCACCTACCAGAGGAGTGTATTCAGAAGGTTTGAAGATCACAGCATTTCCAGAAATCAACGCGGGAACTACTTGTCCAACTGGAAGGAGGAGCGGGTAGTTCCATGC of the Candidatus Kryptoniota bacterium genome contains:
- a CDS encoding aldehyde dehydrogenase family protein, producing MIPDFFDRSTGKLVGQTKLTSPADVKSILYRAREAQPKWQALPLPHRRMICSIFAAKLYEHKDYLTRLITQENGKPAVEVYTSEIIPSIDLVRYTTRRASKVLAPRRVTIGIPLLKTKKAFIKYEPHGVVGIISAWNYPLLLPVGQVVPALISGNAVIFKPSEYTPLVGDMVAELLWQSGVPEDVLNIIHGGAEVGSALVKSGVDKIFFTGSTQTGRKISSMAAESLTPVSLELGSKDAMIVLDDADLDATASGAIWGAFTNAGQTCVSVERCYVHEKIFDSFLQSLREKVHRLRVRRDESDMYDIGAIIHEAQFNLIKSHIDDAVRRGAKLVEGGQYTTEKGIHYITPAILTDVPPDSPLLVDETFGPVLPVIKFKSDDEAVRLANSSRFGLSASVWTADRKRGLKICDKLKAGAVVLNDVISYYGMSDGVVGGVKESGSGRVHGEEGLHEMVTAKYFEIERMRRTKKTWWYSYDLHTRLFFENAIDFLYSKNMLRKMRAIGKMILNFLRMKKI